A single genomic interval of Spirosoma taeanense harbors:
- a CDS encoding phytanoyl-CoA dioxygenase family protein: MKGTLDDAQIQDFIRNGFVRIDQAFAPELAQQGRALLWADTGCDPHNPATWTQPVIRLGNYGQEPFRLAVNSPKLVGAYDQLVGPGRWLPRDSLGTFPVRFPSAVDSGDTGWHIDVSFANHTSDPSDFLSWRANVTSRGRALLMLFLFSDVGQDDAPTRIRIGSHLDIARRLEPAGEEGLSLRELAATNFEETAHRAEVLATGEAGTVYLCHPFLVHAAQAHHGSTPRFMAQPPLLPAQPFQLKRADGDYSPVEQAIRLALNR, from the coding sequence ATGAAGGGTACGCTGGATGACGCACAGATTCAGGATTTTATTCGTAACGGATTCGTCCGAATCGATCAGGCGTTCGCCCCTGAGCTAGCCCAACAAGGCCGTGCCCTATTGTGGGCCGATACCGGTTGTGACCCGCACAATCCGGCTACGTGGACACAACCGGTTATCCGGCTCGGAAACTATGGGCAGGAACCCTTTCGGCTGGCGGTTAACTCTCCTAAGCTAGTAGGGGCTTACGATCAACTCGTTGGACCGGGACGCTGGTTGCCGCGAGACAGCTTAGGCACGTTTCCAGTCCGGTTTCCCAGTGCTGTGGATTCTGGTGATACGGGCTGGCACATTGATGTCAGTTTTGCAAACCACACCTCCGATCCCAGCGACTTTCTATCCTGGCGGGCAAACGTTACGTCCAGAGGGCGGGCGTTGTTGATGCTGTTTCTGTTCTCAGATGTCGGTCAGGATGATGCGCCAACCCGCATCCGGATCGGTTCTCATCTGGACATTGCCCGGCGTCTGGAACCGGCTGGCGAAGAAGGGTTGTCGCTGCGCGAATTAGCGGCTACCAATTTTGAGGAAACGGCGCATCGGGCCGAAGTACTGGCAACGGGAGAAGCGGGAACCGTCTATTTATGCCATCCTTTTCTAGTGCATGCTGCTCAGGCCCACCATGGCTCTACTCCCCGGTTCATGGCCCAGCCTCCGCTGCTACCAGCCCAGCCGTTTCAACTTAAGCGAGCCGATGGCGATTACTCCCCGGTTGAGCAGGCCATACGTTTAGCCCTGAATCGTTAA
- a CDS encoding xylulokinase, with product MYLLGFDLGSSSVKACLIEADSGRAVASAFFPETEMAIEAPQVGFAEQHPDRWWENACLASKAVIQQAGARPEDVKAIGISYQMHGLVVVDKGFNVLRPSIIWCDSRAVPYGNRAFDALGHERTLQHLLNSPGNFTAAKLAWVKANEPDVYAQADQFMLPGDYLAARMTSEVVTTASGLSEGILWDFQADEPAQFLLDYYGFDSSLIPTIKPTFAPQGELTASAASELGLAAGTPITYRAGDQPNNALSLNVLEPGQIAATAGTSGVVYGVSDRAAYDPKLRVNTFLHVSHTAEAPRYGVLLCVNGTGILNSWLRNQILRRSVSYNEMNQLAHEAPVGADGLVCLPFGNGAERVLENLEIGASFHGLQLIRHGLPHVIRAAQEGIVFALYYGIQAMESVGVGLQTIRAGEANMFLSPLFRDTLANLTGATIELYNTDGAQGAARGAGLGLGHYKTAQEAFTGLHVTKTIEPDMRAQEAYQNAYGQWLETLSQKLS from the coding sequence ATGTATCTTCTTGGCTTTGACCTCGGCAGTTCGTCCGTAAAAGCGTGTTTAATAGAAGCCGACAGTGGCAGGGCTGTTGCCTCGGCGTTTTTTCCTGAAACGGAAATGGCCATTGAGGCCCCACAGGTCGGCTTTGCCGAACAGCATCCCGACCGCTGGTGGGAAAACGCCTGTTTGGCCAGCAAGGCCGTCATTCAGCAGGCAGGAGCCCGGCCCGAAGACGTTAAAGCCATTGGCATTTCCTACCAGATGCACGGGCTGGTGGTTGTTGACAAGGGGTTCAACGTGCTGCGGCCATCCATTATCTGGTGCGACAGTCGGGCTGTCCCCTACGGAAACCGGGCGTTTGATGCTCTTGGGCATGAACGCACCCTGCAGCATCTGCTTAACTCGCCGGGTAACTTCACGGCCGCCAAACTGGCGTGGGTGAAAGCCAACGAGCCCGACGTGTATGCGCAGGCCGATCAATTCATGCTGCCTGGCGATTACCTCGCGGCCCGCATGACCAGCGAAGTGGTTACGACGGCATCGGGTCTGTCGGAAGGGATTCTCTGGGATTTTCAGGCCGACGAACCAGCGCAATTCCTGCTGGACTATTACGGCTTCGATTCATCGTTGATTCCAACCATCAAACCCACCTTCGCTCCACAAGGGGAGTTAACAGCCTCGGCCGCATCCGAGCTGGGCCTTGCCGCCGGTACGCCCATTACGTACCGCGCCGGCGACCAGCCCAACAACGCGCTATCGCTGAACGTACTGGAGCCGGGTCAGATTGCCGCTACGGCCGGTACATCGGGTGTTGTATATGGCGTCAGCGACCGGGCGGCCTATGACCCCAAACTGCGCGTGAATACGTTTCTGCACGTTAGCCACACGGCCGAAGCACCCCGGTATGGCGTTCTGCTGTGCGTTAACGGCACGGGCATTCTGAACAGCTGGCTGCGCAATCAGATTCTGCGTCGGTCCGTAAGCTATAATGAAATGAATCAACTGGCGCACGAAGCTCCCGTTGGCGCCGATGGTCTGGTTTGTCTGCCGTTTGGCAACGGCGCGGAGCGGGTTCTTGAGAACCTGGAAATCGGCGCGTCATTTCATGGCCTGCAGCTCATCCGGCACGGGTTGCCGCACGTAATCCGGGCCGCTCAGGAAGGAATTGTTTTCGCGCTTTATTACGGCATTCAGGCCATGGAAAGTGTAGGCGTGGGGCTGCAGACCATCCGGGCGGGCGAGGCCAACATGTTCCTAAGCCCACTGTTTAGGGATACGCTGGCGAACCTGACCGGCGCTACGATTGAGCTATACAATACCGATGGGGCACAGGGAGCCGCTCGCGGGGCCGGACTGGGACTTGGTCATTACAAAACAGCACAGGAAGCCTTCACGGGTCTACACGTAACCAAGACGATTGAGCCAGACATGCGGGCGCAGGAGGCTTATCAGAACGCGTACGGGCAGTGGCTGGAAACCCTTAGCCAGAAACTATCATGA
- a CDS encoding bifunctional heptose 7-phosphate kinase/heptose 1-phosphate adenyltransferase, which translates to MSPVLEMTIDELFEQFDNLRVLIIGDVMLDSYVWGRVERISPEAPVPVVTVDRRELRLGGAGNVLLNVQALGAEAIICSVIGTDGPGDQLVGQLCDRGLNCDGLIRSDDRITTIKERIIAGSQQVVRVDTETDKYITVEERAKLVAKAKELIPTCHVIIFEDYDKGVLSQEAIAEITTYANEQGIPTVVDPKKRNFLSYHNATLFKPNLKELREGLKLDFDVDNHDEFQAAVSQLKERLNLRGALITLSERGVFIDFNGEKQQLPAHIRKIADVSGAGDTVISIAACCVALRQPPAMIAGLSNLGGGLVCESVGVVPIDKNLLKQEAKENL; encoded by the coding sequence ATGAGTCCGGTCCTGGAAATGACCATCGACGAATTGTTCGAACAATTCGACAACCTGCGCGTCCTGATTATCGGCGACGTAATGCTCGATTCCTATGTCTGGGGGCGGGTTGAACGCATTTCGCCCGAAGCACCCGTACCAGTCGTGACTGTTGACCGGCGCGAACTCCGATTGGGAGGAGCTGGTAACGTTTTGCTCAACGTACAGGCACTGGGTGCCGAAGCCATCATCTGCTCGGTAATTGGTACTGATGGGCCTGGCGATCAGTTGGTGGGTCAGCTTTGCGACCGGGGTTTAAACTGCGACGGCCTTATCCGCAGTGACGACCGCATTACGACGATAAAGGAGCGAATTATTGCCGGTTCGCAGCAGGTGGTGCGGGTTGATACAGAGACTGATAAATACATTACGGTTGAAGAACGGGCTAAACTCGTTGCTAAAGCTAAAGAACTGATTCCGACTTGCCACGTCATTATTTTTGAAGACTACGACAAGGGCGTGCTGAGCCAAGAAGCCATTGCCGAAATCACTACGTACGCCAATGAGCAGGGCATTCCGACGGTAGTTGACCCGAAGAAGCGAAACTTCCTGTCGTACCATAACGCGACGTTGTTTAAGCCCAATCTGAAAGAGCTGCGCGAAGGGTTGAAGCTTGACTTCGACGTTGACAACCATGATGAGTTTCAGGCCGCGGTTAGTCAGCTAAAAGAAAGACTGAACCTCAGGGGCGCGCTGATTACGTTGTCAGAACGCGGAGTGTTTATTGATTTCAACGGCGAAAAGCAGCAACTCCCCGCCCATATCCGGAAGATTGCCGATGTCTCGGGTGCGGGCGATACGGTCATCAGCATAGCGGCCTGCTGCGTCGCCCTGCGGCAACCGCCCGCCATGATTGCGGGGCTATCGAACCTGGGTGGTGGACTCGTCTGTGAGTCGGTCGGCGTCGTGCCAATTGATAAGAACCTGTTGAAACAGGAGGCCAAAGAGAATCTGTAA
- a CDS encoding dienelactone hydrolase family protein → MDSPRTQRKKLYELLGRLPNRHRPTTVELLSRQETDELVIEKLLLDLNGYERVPAYFTRPKQRSGKLPVVLYNHSHFGQYGVGKEEFVQGRPEMQKPAHALALARAGYAGLCIDSWCFGERQTRSELDTFKLMLWHGQVLWGMMVYDNLRALDYLQTRDDIDPQRIATMGMSMGSTMAWWLAALDERIKVCVDLCCLTDYQALLETNGLGLHGIYYYVPDLLTHFTTAQINALIAPRPHLSLAGRFDPLTPLAGLERIDQQLQVIYEQHSAPTAWQLRIYETGHQETPAMRADILAFLNKWL, encoded by the coding sequence ATGGACAGTCCGCGAACGCAACGTAAGAAATTGTATGAGCTGCTGGGACGATTGCCGAACCGGCACCGGCCTACTACGGTGGAGTTGCTTTCTAGGCAGGAAACCGATGAACTTGTCATCGAAAAACTCCTTCTGGATCTCAATGGTTACGAGCGGGTACCGGCTTATTTTACCAGACCCAAACAGCGATCGGGCAAATTACCCGTCGTTCTGTATAATCATTCACATTTCGGGCAGTACGGAGTCGGTAAGGAAGAGTTTGTGCAGGGACGGCCCGAAATGCAGAAACCCGCTCATGCACTCGCGCTGGCACGTGCAGGCTATGCAGGGTTATGTATCGATAGCTGGTGCTTCGGCGAACGGCAGACACGCTCGGAACTGGATACCTTCAAACTGATGCTGTGGCACGGGCAGGTGCTGTGGGGCATGATGGTTTACGATAACCTCCGGGCCCTGGATTATCTGCAAACCCGCGACGACATTGACCCGCAACGTATTGCCACGATGGGAATGTCGATGGGCAGCACAATGGCCTGGTGGCTGGCCGCTCTGGACGAGCGGATCAAGGTTTGTGTTGACCTGTGCTGTCTGACCGATTACCAGGCGCTTCTAGAAACCAACGGGCTGGGCCTGCATGGCATCTACTATTACGTACCCGATCTGCTCACCCATTTCACCACGGCTCAGATTAATGCGCTGATAGCGCCCCGGCCCCATTTGAGCCTGGCAGGACGATTCGATCCCCTAACTCCACTGGCGGGTCTGGAACGTATTGATCAACAGCTTCAGGTTATCTATGAGCAGCATAGCGCGCCAACTGCCTGGCAACTGCGCATTTATGAGACGGGCCATCAGGAGACTCCCGCCATGCGCGCCGACATACTGGCTTTTCTGAATAAATGGTTATGA
- a CDS encoding Nif3-like dinuclear metal center hexameric protein, translating to MSTYTTSRRKFLLASLGLTASFNWPFRPAPLTVGQVIERIKANVGIPWREQTVDNLIAGTDDLPVKGIASTMMATLDVLRRASEQGLNLVITHEPTFYSHQDRIQPVEQDPIYQFKRDFIQQKGMAVFHFHDHWHGHRPDGIATGMIRELGWEKNADTEHPRQFSFEPTSLARFAQSIESKLKIRTMRVIGDPQLTVRRALASWGNVSLQPGIPFLQQPDVDVLIVGETHEWELVEYVQDAIVSGQKKALIVLGHLVSEQAGMKYCADWMQGFINEVPIRFVESAEPFWRPSQPVK from the coding sequence ATGTCTACCTACACGACTTCCCGGCGCAAGTTTCTGTTGGCCTCGCTTGGCCTGACTGCTTCGTTTAACTGGCCGTTCCGGCCCGCGCCCCTGACCGTCGGGCAGGTTATTGAGCGCATCAAAGCCAACGTAGGCATTCCCTGGCGGGAACAGACCGTCGACAACCTTATTGCCGGTACCGACGACCTGCCGGTTAAGGGAATCGCCAGTACGATGATGGCTACGCTGGATGTTCTTCGACGAGCTTCCGAACAGGGACTCAATCTGGTTATCACCCACGAGCCAACCTTTTATTCGCACCAGGATCGGATACAGCCCGTCGAGCAGGATCCCATCTATCAGTTTAAACGAGATTTTATCCAGCAAAAGGGCATGGCTGTTTTTCACTTCCACGATCACTGGCATGGCCATCGGCCCGACGGGATTGCTACGGGCATGATTCGAGAGTTGGGCTGGGAAAAGAATGCGGACACCGAGCATCCACGCCAGTTTAGCTTTGAACCAACCTCACTGGCGCGTTTCGCCCAAAGTATCGAATCTAAGCTCAAGATTCGCACCATGCGCGTAATCGGCGATCCGCAACTGACTGTTCGACGGGCATTGGCCAGTTGGGGCAACGTGAGTTTGCAGCCAGGGATTCCATTTCTACAGCAACCTGATGTGGATGTGCTCATCGTAGGGGAGACCCATGAATGGGAACTCGTAGAGTACGTGCAGGATGCGATTGTCTCAGGCCAGAAAAAAGCTCTGATTGTTTTAGGGCATCTGGTTTCTGAGCAGGCGGGCATGAAGTACTGCGCCGATTGGATGCAAGGCTTCATCAATGAAGTGCCCATTCGCTTTGTTGAATCAGCTGAGCCTTTTTGGCGTCCTTCTCAGCCTGTAAAATAA